In a single window of the Nilaparvata lugens isolate BPH chromosome 1, ASM1435652v1, whole genome shotgun sequence genome:
- the LOC111054907 gene encoding beta-1,3-glucan-binding protein, translated as MSAGLFVLSTLLIISILLYETTGNPSGCEESITTVWGQNVCKGRIIFEDNFDNLNVWKWKPEVKMDGLGEDQFVIFDKQPQNLFVREGRLFIVPEVLDERTVTRGQMVLKECTGQERTIECTRFANSFNIIPPVRSAKISTQDSFSFRYGIVEIRAKLSSGDWLIPQLLLDSTFEEYGSLLQSGRVRIAKIHGNENLLTDDSIQDEIGVRRLFSDIIVRDRNSYKGNGVKLFRSVPWSDDFHIFKLIWLPDKMLFSVDNGENYELFPEISTNLMDALNRDEIELDESLRSNSSYNAPFDTEFFLSLGVSVGRCPEYTRGFDDLRPWSRKENTKAVLNFWQDRTHWHTSWNGKDTSLQVDYVRVTAI; from the exons ATGAGCGCCGGCCTCTTTGTTCTGTCTACATTACTCATCATATCTATACTTTTATATGAAACTACAG GCAACCCCTCTGGCTGTGAAGAGTCTATCACAACTGTTTGGGGCCAGAATGTTTGCAAAGGTAGAATCATatttgaagataattttgaCAATTTAAACGTTTGGAAGTGGAAGCCCGAGGTGAAGATGGATGGTCTCGGG GAGGATCAATTTGTTATATTCGACAAACAACCACAAAATTTGTTTGTACGAGAAGGAAGACTATTCATTGTTCCAGAAGTTTTGGATGAGAGGACAGTTACTAGGGGCCAGATGGTTCTAAAAGA GTGTACTGGACAAGAAAGGACAATTGAATGTACAAGGTTTGCAAACTCGTTCAACATAATTCCTCCTGTGCGCTCTGCTAAAATCAGCACTCAAGACTCGTTCAGTTTTCGGTACGGTATTGTGGAAATAAGGGCCAAACTATCCTCAGGAGACTGGCTTATACCAC AGCTTCTACTTGACTCAACGTTCGAAGAATATGGATCACTATTGCAGTCGGGAAGAGTTCGTATTGCAAAAATTCATGGAAACGAAAATCTATTGACAGATGATTCAATACAGGATGAGATAGGGGTTCGACGTCTTTTCTCTGATATTATTGTTCGTGATCGAAACTCCTACAAAGGCAATGGAGTCAAGCTTTTCCGCTCAGTTCCTTGGAGCGACGACTTCCACATTTTCAAACTAATCTGGCTTCCAG ATAAAATGCTTTTCTCCGTTGATAATGGTGAGAACTATGAACTATTTCCCGAAATAAGCACAAATTTAATGGATGCTCTGAATAGAGATGAAATAGAGTTAGACGAGAGCCTTAGGAGTAATTCTTCTTACAACGCACCATTTGACACGGAG TTTTTCCTGTCATTGGGTGTATCTGTGGGAAGATGTCCAGAGTATACAAGAGGATTTGATGATCTAAGGCCATGGTCAAGGAAGGAGAATACCAAA GCTGTACTGAACTTCTGGCAAGACCGCACTCACTGGCACACCTCGTGGAATGGCAAAGACACTTCTCTACAAGTTGATTATGTCCGAGTGACTGCTATTTGA